A single genomic interval of Arthrobacter sp. NicSoilB8 harbors:
- a CDS encoding ornithine cyclodeaminase family protein, which produces MDSPATPTLPQRSAPAFLDGAAIASALTALEAVAAMESVLASGFDPETSAPRTRVETGSGTFMQMPASHGQYVGTKLLTITPGNAASASPVIQGLYALFGGDDQRPLAVLDGVALTELRTSSVSVMGAKLLASPGPKRLVVFGTGVQAWAHIEAFAEIFELDSVDIVGRNAEAAERLVKNAEGLGLPAAVACPEAVRKADLVICATASPTALFDGALVKESAVVVAIGSHDREHRELDDALLARATVCVESRDSATREAGDIIQALESGAIAGPSHLVTLADLVLKRREVAAGRPAVFKTTGMPWEDLAVATALYEACPRHDYEKWNNR; this is translated from the coding sequence ATGGATTCACCTGCCACCCCTACCTTGCCTCAACGGTCGGCACCCGCCTTCCTCGACGGCGCTGCCATCGCGTCGGCACTGACGGCGCTCGAGGCCGTGGCCGCCATGGAATCGGTCCTGGCCTCCGGGTTCGATCCCGAAACGAGCGCACCAAGGACCCGGGTGGAAACTGGCAGCGGAACGTTCATGCAGATGCCGGCGAGCCATGGCCAGTACGTCGGCACCAAACTCCTGACCATCACGCCGGGCAACGCAGCGTCCGCGTCTCCGGTGATCCAGGGACTCTACGCGCTGTTCGGCGGCGACGACCAGCGGCCGCTGGCCGTGCTCGATGGCGTCGCGTTGACCGAACTGCGGACGTCCTCCGTTTCGGTGATGGGGGCCAAGCTCCTGGCGTCGCCCGGACCTAAGCGTCTCGTCGTGTTCGGCACAGGGGTGCAGGCGTGGGCCCACATCGAGGCATTTGCCGAAATCTTTGAACTGGACAGCGTTGACATCGTCGGCCGCAACGCGGAAGCAGCGGAGCGGCTTGTGAAAAACGCCGAAGGACTCGGCCTGCCTGCCGCCGTCGCCTGTCCGGAAGCCGTACGGAAGGCCGATCTCGTCATTTGCGCGACGGCGTCGCCGACTGCCCTCTTTGACGGCGCCCTGGTGAAGGAATCCGCCGTCGTGGTGGCCATCGGGTCCCATGACAGGGAGCACCGCGAACTCGATGACGCGCTTCTGGCCAGGGCCACGGTGTGCGTGGAGTCCAGGGATTCCGCCACGCGGGAGGCCGGAGACATCATCCAGGCCCTGGAATCAGGCGCCATCGCCGGGCCGTCACACCTGGTCACCCTGGCCGACCTTGTTTTGAAACGCCGGGAGGTGGCCGCGGGCCGTCCGGCCGTCTTCAAGACCACCGGCATGCCGTGGGAGGACCTTGCGGTCGCCACCGCCCTCTATGAAGCCTGCCCCCGGCACGACTATGAGAAATGGAACAACCGATGA
- a CDS encoding GntR family transcriptional regulator yields the protein MQEQRIAVAGISELGEGRVTLKDEATSIVRHALMSGDMQPGKIYSANALATQLGVSNSPVREAMMALSEKGLLEVVRNRGFRVVEMTPKDQKEVYDLRLLIEVTAVGRVAEQGVSPAEAARLTELAEAALASAKPESMVDYLEHDQQFHLAIVELLGNTRMTKIIENLRDQSRISGSYHLAERGLLATSAAEHGPILAALIAGDRKLVESLMVEHLSYALP from the coding sequence ATGCAGGAACAGCGAATTGCCGTTGCGGGGATATCTGAACTGGGCGAAGGTCGCGTCACCCTCAAGGACGAGGCCACCTCCATAGTCCGGCACGCCCTCATGTCCGGCGACATGCAGCCCGGCAAGATCTACTCAGCCAACGCTCTGGCCACCCAGCTGGGCGTCTCCAACAGCCCGGTCCGCGAGGCCATGATGGCCCTGAGCGAGAAGGGCCTTCTTGAAGTGGTGCGGAACCGCGGCTTCCGGGTCGTGGAGATGACCCCGAAGGACCAAAAAGAGGTCTATGACCTCCGCCTGCTGATCGAGGTGACCGCAGTGGGCCGGGTCGCCGAACAAGGCGTCTCCCCCGCCGAGGCCGCGCGGCTCACCGAACTGGCGGAAGCCGCGCTTGCGTCAGCCAAGCCAGAGAGCATGGTCGACTACCTAGAGCATGACCAGCAGTTTCACCTGGCGATCGTCGAACTGCTGGGGAACACGCGAATGACGAAGATCATTGAAAACCTTCGGGACCAGAGCCGGATCAGCGGCTCCTACCATCTGGCCGAACGCGGGCTGCTTGCCACCAGCGCCGCCGAGCACGGCCCCATCCTGGCCGCCCTGATTGCCGGCGACCGAAAGCTGGTTGAGTCCCTCATGGTCGAGCACCTCAGCTACGCGCTCCCCTAG
- a CDS encoding FAD-binding oxidoreductase, with protein MSNVVSLQLPPGTQQPSHAAVVIIGGGIMGTSIAFHLAEAGVRNIVLVDRSDLGAGSSSKPLGGVRATFSDPANIVLGRRSLRAFEDFGQRFATDIGLRKVGYLFLCRSESEILDCERSTAIQNGLGSTSRMISPAEAVEINPFLRREALVGASFSPEDGFAEPGKVVQAYADAAAALGVCILEHTEVMDVAASGGSISSVTTNRGTITTDAVICCAGAWSQRVGDMVNVSLPVVPVRRQIGMTRQMSSPMPTVPFTLDLSTTLYFHNYRNGMLLGISNSNQEPGFARDFTHEWLPEFNAAARVCAPALEAPELECGWAGLYENTPDHNALIGASSSVGGFYYATGFSGHGFLQGPAVGELVRDLYLDRESFLDHTSFSAERFHAADQLIQEVHII; from the coding sequence ATGTCAAATGTGGTCTCGCTCCAGCTTCCTCCCGGAACCCAACAGCCGTCGCACGCGGCCGTCGTCATCATCGGCGGCGGCATCATGGGGACCAGCATCGCGTTCCATCTGGCCGAAGCGGGCGTTCGCAATATTGTCCTCGTAGACCGGTCCGATCTGGGCGCAGGATCGTCCTCCAAGCCCCTTGGCGGGGTGAGGGCTACGTTTTCGGATCCGGCCAATATTGTCCTGGGCCGGCGCAGCCTGCGCGCCTTTGAGGACTTCGGCCAGCGGTTCGCCACGGACATCGGCCTGCGCAAGGTCGGCTACCTGTTCCTGTGCCGCAGCGAATCCGAAATCCTGGACTGCGAGCGCAGCACCGCCATCCAAAACGGCCTTGGCAGCACCAGCCGAATGATTTCGCCCGCAGAGGCAGTGGAAATCAACCCGTTCCTGCGCCGGGAAGCCCTCGTTGGCGCGTCCTTCTCACCGGAGGATGGATTTGCCGAACCGGGGAAGGTCGTCCAGGCCTATGCCGACGCGGCCGCCGCACTGGGCGTATGCATTCTTGAGCACACGGAGGTCATGGATGTGGCCGCTTCAGGCGGAAGCATCAGTTCAGTGACCACCAACCGCGGCACCATCACCACCGATGCCGTCATCTGCTGTGCCGGCGCCTGGTCGCAGCGCGTGGGCGACATGGTCAACGTGAGCCTGCCGGTGGTTCCGGTGCGGCGGCAGATCGGCATGACCCGTCAGATGAGTTCACCCATGCCTACAGTGCCGTTCACGCTGGACCTGTCGACCACGCTGTACTTCCACAACTACCGCAACGGCATGCTCCTTGGGATTTCGAACTCCAACCAGGAGCCTGGGTTCGCCCGTGACTTCACCCATGAATGGCTGCCGGAGTTCAACGCGGCTGCCCGCGTGTGTGCCCCGGCTTTGGAGGCTCCGGAGCTGGAGTGCGGCTGGGCCGGACTGTATGAGAACACGCCGGACCACAATGCACTCATCGGTGCGTCCAGCTCAGTAGGCGGTTTCTACTACGCCACGGGATTCTCCGGCCACGGCTTCCTGCAGGGCCCTGCCGTCGGCGAACTCGTCCGGGACCTGTACCTGGACCGGGAATCCTTCTTGGACCACACGTCATTCTCCGCCGAACGCTTCCACGCGGCCGACCAGCTCATTCAAGAAGTGCACATCATCTAG
- a CDS encoding Glu/Leu/Phe/Val dehydrogenase dimerization domain-containing protein, with amino-acid sequence MTSLFDMMDEWGPEKIVTVSDAKTGMKGVLVIDNTARGMGKGGTRMQSGVTVEEIARLARVMTWKWAGVDLFFGGAKAGIRADPNSLHKEAILRSFVRALSNEVPSEYVFGLDMGLTENDAAIIIDELGDRGAAVGTPYDLGGVPYDQLGITGYGVAEVTDEAAATIGLQGQRVAIQGFGAVGHATAARLHELGYSVVSISTAEGALHDPAGLDIPRLLAMRPRLGDSLVKEFPELAVPAGTELFVDAEIAIPAALQDVIHEGNAGSISAKLVVEGANLPTNAAAQQALRAASVTVVPDFVANAGGVVSAAFAMEARYSPFRPETDQIFTTVSHKLRENTAIVLAEAQKLDSTTHHAARSLAQNRVRRAMELRGKPLQY; translated from the coding sequence ATGACCAGTCTGTTCGACATGATGGATGAATGGGGACCGGAAAAGATCGTCACGGTCAGCGACGCAAAAACGGGAATGAAGGGCGTGCTGGTCATCGACAACACCGCCCGCGGCATGGGCAAGGGCGGAACACGGATGCAGTCCGGCGTGACCGTCGAGGAGATTGCCCGCCTGGCCCGGGTCATGACCTGGAAGTGGGCCGGCGTCGACCTCTTCTTCGGCGGCGCCAAAGCCGGCATCCGCGCCGATCCCAATTCCCTCCACAAGGAAGCGATCCTCCGCTCCTTTGTCCGGGCCCTGAGCAACGAGGTCCCGTCCGAGTACGTCTTCGGCCTGGACATGGGGCTGACGGAAAACGACGCGGCCATCATCATCGACGAATTGGGCGACCGCGGTGCCGCGGTGGGCACTCCGTACGATCTCGGCGGCGTGCCCTACGACCAGCTGGGCATCACCGGCTACGGCGTTGCCGAAGTGACGGATGAGGCCGCAGCAACCATCGGGCTCCAGGGCCAGCGCGTGGCCATCCAGGGTTTCGGCGCCGTCGGGCATGCCACTGCTGCCCGGTTGCATGAGCTCGGCTACAGTGTCGTGTCGATTTCCACCGCTGAGGGCGCGCTTCACGATCCCGCCGGGCTGGACATCCCGCGGCTGCTGGCCATGCGGCCGCGGCTCGGCGACAGCCTGGTCAAAGAATTTCCGGAGCTGGCCGTCCCGGCCGGCACCGAGCTGTTCGTCGACGCCGAAATCGCCATCCCTGCCGCCCTGCAGGATGTCATCCACGAGGGAAACGCCGGCAGCATCTCGGCCAAGCTCGTGGTGGAGGGCGCAAACCTTCCCACCAACGCCGCGGCACAGCAGGCGCTGCGCGCGGCATCCGTGACAGTCGTGCCCGACTTCGTCGCCAACGCCGGCGGCGTCGTCAGCGCCGCCTTCGCCATGGAGGCCCGGTATTCGCCGTTCCGTCCCGAGACGGACCAGATCTTCACCACCGTCTCCCACAAGCTCCGCGAGAACACGGCCATCGTCCTGGCAGAGGCGCAGAAGCTGGATTCCACCACCCACCATGCCGCCCGCTCACTGGCACAGAACCGGGTCCGCCGGGCCATGGAGCTGCGCGGCAAGCCCCTGCAGTACTAA
- a CDS encoding aldehyde dehydrogenase family protein, translated as MTETLTQTSELAAIVRDALEACGVTVDTLGGTHEASSPLTGEVLMTLPVNTPADIDAMIGQAHEAFKTWRDVPAPLRGNLVKRWGELLTEHKEDLARIVTAEAGKIQSEALGEVQEMIDICDFAVGLSRQLYGKTMPSERPGHRLMETWHPLGVVGVISAFNFPVAVYSWNTALALVCGDTIVWKPSGMTMLSALAADALLARAVADVGAPADLHKLVLADRSGGQVIVDDPRVALLSATGSVRMGQEIAPRVARRFGRALLELGGNNAAIVAPSADLDLALRGIVFAAVGTAGQRCTSMRRLIVHESVVDELTDKLVKAYATLRIGTPLDEENLIGPLINKSSFDGMQDAIRAAQEQGGTVLCGGGRVNADDEPGAYYVEPAIVRMPAQTAVVKDETFAPLLYVMTYTDFDDAIAIQNDVPQGLSSAVFTNDQAEAERFMSASGSDCGIANVNIGTSGAEIGGAFGGEKETGGGRESGSDSWKVYMRQATNTVNYSGQLPLAQGVKFL; from the coding sequence ATGACTGAAACTCTGACCCAAACGTCCGAACTCGCAGCGATCGTCCGCGATGCACTGGAAGCCTGCGGCGTCACTGTTGACACCCTCGGAGGCACCCACGAGGCGTCCTCACCGCTCACCGGCGAAGTCCTGATGACCCTGCCGGTCAACACGCCGGCGGACATCGACGCAATGATCGGCCAGGCGCACGAGGCGTTCAAGACGTGGCGTGATGTGCCCGCGCCGCTCCGCGGCAACCTGGTCAAGCGCTGGGGCGAGCTGCTGACCGAACACAAGGAGGACCTGGCGCGGATCGTGACGGCCGAGGCCGGCAAGATCCAGTCCGAGGCCCTCGGCGAAGTCCAGGAAATGATCGACATCTGCGACTTCGCCGTCGGCCTGTCCCGCCAGCTCTACGGCAAGACCATGCCCTCGGAGCGCCCCGGACACCGCCTCATGGAAACCTGGCACCCCCTGGGCGTCGTGGGGGTCATCTCCGCCTTCAACTTCCCGGTCGCCGTCTACTCCTGGAATACGGCGCTGGCCCTTGTGTGCGGCGACACCATCGTGTGGAAGCCATCGGGGATGACCATGCTCAGCGCACTGGCCGCCGATGCCCTGCTGGCCCGCGCCGTCGCGGACGTTGGCGCCCCCGCAGACCTGCACAAGCTGGTCCTGGCCGACCGGTCCGGCGGTCAGGTGATCGTCGATGATCCGCGCGTCGCCTTGCTCTCCGCCACGGGCTCGGTCCGGATGGGCCAGGAAATCGCCCCCCGCGTGGCCCGCCGCTTCGGCCGCGCCCTGCTCGAACTCGGCGGAAACAACGCGGCAATCGTCGCGCCGTCGGCCGATCTCGACCTGGCCCTGCGCGGCATTGTCTTCGCCGCCGTCGGAACCGCCGGCCAGCGCTGCACGTCCATGCGCCGCCTGATTGTGCACGAGTCGGTCGTTGATGAACTGACGGACAAGCTCGTCAAGGCCTACGCCACGCTGCGCATCGGCACGCCCCTGGACGAGGAGAACCTGATCGGGCCGCTGATCAACAAGTCCAGCTTCGACGGCATGCAGGACGCCATCAGGGCGGCACAGGAACAGGGCGGCACCGTCCTTTGCGGCGGCGGACGCGTGAACGCCGACGACGAGCCGGGAGCCTACTATGTGGAGCCCGCGATCGTCCGGATGCCGGCCCAGACCGCCGTCGTCAAGGACGAGACCTTTGCGCCGCTGCTGTACGTGATGACCTACACGGACTTCGACGACGCCATCGCCATCCAAAACGACGTTCCCCAGGGCCTGTCCTCGGCCGTGTTCACCAACGACCAGGCCGAGGCCGAACGCTTCATGTCGGCCAGCGGGTCGGACTGCGGCATCGCCAACGTCAACATCGGCACCTCCGGGGCCGAAATCGGCGGTGCCTTCGGCGGCGAGAAGGAAACCGGCGGCGGCCGCGAGTCCGGTTCCGATTCGTGGAAGGTCTACATGCGCCAGGCGACCAATACCGTCAACTACTCGGGACAGCTGCCTCTCGCCCAGGGCGTGAAGTTCCTCTAG
- a CDS encoding transporter substrate-binding domain-containing protein → MNTRKILVGGTSIALLALSLSACGGTAESSVAKGCQPASTFKTISAGFLTVAAPEFPPFSSDKDGKLTGVDADIIKEFAAKNCLDIKVEATSYAGTIPAVQSGRADVAIGCYYRTAVRADIVSLSAPVYTDEMGIISESGVKDIKELESMKVGTVDGYLWVPDMKKVMGANLTIYPSAVEMQADLKAGRIQAGIDGFGSAVQMYKSDAKYKVAGASADARVIASKEPAQIGFPIGKDNADMTKAVDSSIAAMKSSGKIAEIVKSYGLPESAVETGEPRLVK, encoded by the coding sequence ATGAACACTCGCAAAATCTTGGTGGGCGGCACATCAATTGCCCTGCTGGCGCTCTCCCTGTCCGCCTGCGGCGGCACCGCCGAGAGCTCCGTTGCCAAGGGCTGCCAGCCGGCATCAACCTTCAAGACGATCTCCGCCGGCTTCCTGACCGTTGCCGCCCCCGAGTTCCCCCCGTTCTCGTCCGATAAGGACGGCAAACTCACCGGTGTCGACGCCGACATCATCAAGGAGTTCGCCGCCAAGAACTGCCTCGACATCAAGGTCGAGGCGACGTCCTACGCCGGGACCATCCCGGCCGTCCAGAGCGGGCGCGCCGACGTCGCCATCGGCTGCTACTACCGCACCGCCGTCCGGGCCGACATCGTCAGCCTGTCGGCTCCGGTCTACACCGACGAGATGGGGATCATTTCCGAGAGCGGGGTCAAGGACATTAAGGAGCTCGAGAGTATGAAGGTAGGCACCGTCGACGGCTACCTCTGGGTGCCGGACATGAAGAAGGTCATGGGCGCCAATCTGACCATCTACCCCAGCGCCGTGGAGATGCAGGCAGACCTCAAGGCCGGACGCATTCAGGCTGGCATCGACGGATTCGGCTCCGCCGTCCAGATGTACAAGTCCGATGCCAAATACAAGGTTGCAGGCGCCAGCGCCGACGCCCGCGTCATTGCCTCCAAGGAGCCTGCCCAGATCGGTTTCCCGATCGGCAAGGACAACGCCGACATGACCAAGGCCGTGGATTCCTCCATCGCAGCCATGAAGTCCAGCGGCAAGATCGCGGAGATCGTGAAGTCGTATGGCCTGCCCGAGTCGGCTGTCGAGACCGGTGAACCCCGCCTGGTGAAGTAG
- a CDS encoding FAD-binding and (Fe-S)-binding domain-containing protein — protein sequence MNIDTIVEELTAAVAGIVDSSTRRRAEYSTDASNYRVVPQVVVMPRNADDVVEAVRIARRHRLAVTGRGAGTSCAGNAVGPGLVLDFSRFMNRIISIDAGNRTAVVQPGVVLSDLQRAAAVHGLRFGPDPSTSTRCTIGGMIGNNACGPHGLSYGRTADNVRRLRWLTGSGQVLELGSGKDATARVPGLNEFITANLDVLRLEFGRFGRQISGYSLEHLLPENGANLAAALTGTEGTCGIILEAEIRLVPLAAAPALAVLGYPDMPAAADAVPGLLPHRPLALEGLDAQLVNVIRNAKGEHAVPAMPAGNGWLMVEVGGATSEEAVAAAERMVQDAGAIDSLVLPAGPEAKRLWQIRADGAGLAGRTAAGNQAWPGWEDSAVPPEHLGDYLRDLELLMARENVSGLAYGHFGDGCVHVRIDFPLDGDTGVMRRFLTAAADLVAKYGGSLSGEHGDGRARGELLKTMYSSRALAAMAGFKALFDLQDIFNPGVIINPEPFDSHLRRPQAGNLLASDGFAFAHDGGNITNALHRCVGVGKCRADLREDGGFMCPSYLATKDEKDATRGRARVLQEMLNGGIVEMSWKSPEVHEALDLCLSCKACASDCPTGIDMAMYKSEALHQSYKGRLRPLSHYTLGRLPAWLGLIGPLGPLVNKVASIGILRRTMLRLAGADPRRSLPTFPKEPFRSLGARSAALNPGRVAAAAAGPAGDTAAPPRRVLLWVDSFSDALSPEVPLAAVKVLQAAGCDIEIAGPGACCGLTLISTGQLTAAKAALRKTLDVLYPHVADGRTVIGLEPSCTAVLRSDLLELLPGDERARQVSARTRTVSEFLTSINWQPPASGERILAQPHCHQNAVMGYGKDLELLQSMGCDVDVSSGCCGLAGNFGMEKGHYDVSVAIAEQGILGKIAAAPDRVLLADGFSCRTQVADLAGLGSRHIVQIIAEALDNPAGSSPPKGPRDEAPRLRRIPADFPVVPALIVPALKDVAAASEPKSADS from the coding sequence ATGAACATTGACACGATCGTCGAAGAACTCACCGCAGCCGTTGCGGGCATCGTTGACAGCAGCACCCGTCGGCGTGCGGAATATTCGACCGACGCCTCAAACTACCGGGTGGTACCCCAGGTGGTGGTCATGCCCAGGAACGCGGACGACGTCGTCGAGGCAGTCAGGATTGCGCGCCGGCACAGGCTGGCCGTCACCGGCCGCGGTGCCGGGACATCGTGCGCCGGCAATGCGGTGGGGCCCGGGCTGGTGCTGGACTTCAGCCGGTTCATGAACCGGATCATCAGCATCGATGCCGGGAACCGGACCGCTGTGGTCCAGCCGGGCGTTGTGCTCAGTGACCTGCAGCGGGCCGCCGCCGTCCACGGGCTGCGGTTCGGGCCCGATCCGTCCACTTCCACGCGGTGCACCATCGGCGGCATGATCGGCAACAACGCGTGCGGCCCCCACGGTCTCTCGTATGGGCGGACGGCGGATAACGTGCGCCGGCTGCGCTGGCTGACCGGTTCGGGACAGGTGCTGGAGCTGGGCTCTGGCAAAGACGCCACGGCCCGGGTCCCGGGACTCAATGAGTTCATCACCGCCAACCTGGACGTCCTCCGGCTGGAATTCGGCCGCTTCGGCCGCCAGATCTCCGGCTACAGCCTTGAGCATCTCCTGCCGGAGAACGGCGCAAATCTCGCCGCCGCCCTGACGGGAACGGAAGGTACCTGCGGCATCATCCTGGAGGCCGAGATCCGGCTGGTTCCGCTGGCGGCGGCCCCGGCCCTGGCCGTATTGGGCTACCCGGACATGCCCGCCGCGGCCGACGCGGTTCCCGGCCTGCTCCCCCACCGTCCGCTGGCGCTGGAGGGCCTGGACGCGCAGCTGGTCAACGTGATCCGCAACGCCAAAGGAGAGCACGCCGTCCCCGCCATGCCGGCCGGCAACGGCTGGCTCATGGTCGAAGTGGGCGGAGCGACGTCGGAAGAGGCCGTGGCGGCCGCCGAGCGGATGGTCCAGGACGCGGGTGCCATCGACTCGCTGGTCCTTCCGGCCGGACCGGAGGCCAAACGGTTGTGGCAGATCCGCGCCGACGGCGCCGGCCTGGCCGGCAGGACCGCCGCCGGAAACCAGGCATGGCCGGGCTGGGAGGACTCGGCCGTCCCGCCCGAACATCTGGGCGATTATCTTCGTGACCTTGAACTGCTCATGGCCCGCGAAAACGTTTCAGGGCTGGCCTACGGCCACTTTGGTGACGGCTGCGTCCACGTCAGGATCGACTTCCCGCTGGACGGCGACACCGGTGTGATGCGGCGCTTCCTGACGGCCGCGGCGGACCTCGTCGCCAAGTACGGCGGCTCGCTTTCGGGGGAACACGGCGATGGCCGGGCGCGCGGCGAACTGCTGAAGACCATGTATTCGTCCAGGGCCCTGGCCGCGATGGCCGGGTTCAAGGCACTCTTCGACCTCCAGGACATCTTCAACCCGGGTGTGATCATCAATCCGGAGCCCTTCGATTCACACCTGCGCCGGCCGCAGGCCGGCAACCTGCTGGCCTCGGACGGTTTCGCGTTTGCCCACGACGGCGGCAACATCACCAACGCCCTGCACCGCTGCGTGGGTGTGGGCAAATGCCGGGCCGATCTCCGCGAGGACGGCGGGTTCATGTGCCCCTCGTACCTCGCCACCAAGGACGAAAAGGACGCGACAAGGGGCCGGGCCCGCGTACTCCAGGAAATGCTCAATGGCGGCATCGTGGAGATGTCCTGGAAGTCCCCGGAGGTCCATGAGGCCCTCGACCTGTGCCTGAGCTGCAAGGCGTGCGCCAGCGACTGCCCCACCGGCATCGACATGGCCATGTACAAGTCAGAGGCACTGCACCAGAGTTACAAGGGGCGCCTGCGTCCGCTCAGCCATTACACGCTGGGCCGGCTGCCGGCCTGGCTGGGACTGATCGGACCGCTCGGCCCCCTGGTCAACAAGGTTGCCTCCATCGGGATCCTCCGCCGGACCATGCTGCGGCTGGCCGGGGCCGATCCCCGCCGGTCCCTGCCGACATTCCCCAAAGAGCCGTTCCGCTCCCTGGGGGCCCGTTCCGCGGCGTTGAACCCCGGGAGGGTCGCGGCGGCTGCCGCCGGCCCGGCAGGGGACACGGCCGCCCCTCCCCGCCGGGTCCTGCTCTGGGTGGATTCGTTCTCGGACGCGCTGAGCCCCGAGGTCCCCCTCGCCGCGGTCAAGGTTCTGCAGGCCGCAGGATGTGACATCGAGATTGCCGGCCCCGGTGCGTGCTGCGGATTGACCCTGATCTCAACCGGACAGCTGACCGCGGCCAAGGCAGCCCTGAGGAAGACCCTCGACGTCCTGTACCCGCATGTAGCCGACGGCCGGACCGTGATCGGACTCGAACCGTCCTGCACGGCGGTGCTGCGCTCGGACCTGCTCGAACTGCTGCCCGGCGACGAACGCGCCCGGCAGGTCTCAGCCCGGACCCGGACCGTCTCGGAATTCCTCACGTCCATCAACTGGCAGCCACCTGCCAGCGGGGAACGGATTCTCGCACAGCCGCACTGCCATCAGAACGCCGTTATGGGCTATGGGAAGGACCTGGAGCTCCTGCAGTCCATGGGGTGCGACGTGGACGTCTCCAGTGGATGTTGCGGCCTGGCCGGCAACTTCGGCATGGAAAAGGGCCACTATGACGTCTCCGTGGCCATTGCCGAACAGGGAATTCTGGGCAAGATCGCGGCTGCCCCGGACCGGGTCCTCCTGGCCGACGGGTTCTCCTGCCGCACCCAGGTGGCCGATCTGGCCGGACTCGGCTCCCGCCACATCGTCCAGATCATTGCGGAGGCGTTGGACAACCCCGCGGGCTCCTCTCCGCCGAAGGGGCCGCGTGACGAAGCTCCCCGTCTCCGACGGATACCGGCAGACT
- a CDS encoding DUF1338 family protein produces MTALETWELRAEFARRLSAMYGREVPAYNTLVEVSTEVNEAYVAKHGAEAERLGSIARVTAERHGAIRVGSPKEMAQVARVFAAFGMYPVGFYDLRDASSSSVPVVSTAFRPIDGAELAKNPFRVFTSMLAAEDPRFFDQELRAELAAFIGARQLFGEELLTLADRAAADGGLAADDADRLLELATAAFELSGDPVDCEWYKKLEAVSAVASDIGGVSTTHINHLTPRVLDIDELYKRMQARGISMIDEIQGPPRWDGPDLLLRQTSFRALGENRVFRYADGSTSEGELRVRFGEVEARGIALTVAGRDLYDRMVAESDARLASAPAGTTRVEVAAGVWAEHLPRTEKELALQGLAFFTYRLDEEALDSASLDGAAPGSASLPGTVSLTDLIEAGIAVPEPIVYEDFLPRSAAGIFQSNLTQDGSKDEAQPGTVYDIHRMSRIVGSEVHDPNDLYQRQQDASIADLARRLNITVTR; encoded by the coding sequence ATGACCGCCCTTGAAACCTGGGAACTTCGTGCCGAGTTCGCGCGCCGGCTCTCCGCCATGTACGGCAGGGAAGTTCCCGCGTACAACACGCTCGTGGAGGTTTCCACCGAAGTCAACGAAGCGTACGTCGCCAAACATGGTGCCGAGGCCGAGCGGCTGGGAAGCATTGCACGGGTGACGGCGGAGCGCCACGGCGCCATCCGCGTCGGCTCCCCGAAGGAGATGGCACAGGTTGCCCGCGTTTTTGCGGCCTTCGGCATGTACCCGGTCGGGTTCTATGACCTTCGCGATGCGTCCTCCAGTTCCGTTCCCGTGGTCTCGACGGCCTTCCGCCCGATCGATGGCGCCGAACTGGCAAAGAATCCGTTCCGCGTATTCACCTCCATGCTGGCGGCCGAGGATCCGCGGTTCTTTGACCAAGAGCTGCGCGCCGAGCTGGCCGCATTCATCGGCGCCCGGCAGCTGTTCGGTGAGGAACTGCTCACCCTGGCGGACCGGGCCGCCGCGGACGGCGGTCTCGCGGCGGACGACGCCGACCGGCTGCTGGAGCTGGCCACCGCGGCCTTTGAACTCTCCGGCGACCCCGTGGACTGCGAATGGTACAAGAAGCTGGAGGCGGTCTCCGCCGTCGCATCCGACATCGGCGGCGTCTCCACCACGCACATCAACCACCTCACGCCCCGGGTGCTGGACATTGATGAGTTGTACAAGCGCATGCAGGCCCGCGGCATCAGCATGATCGATGAGATCCAGGGGCCGCCGCGCTGGGACGGGCCGGACCTGCTCCTGCGCCAGACGTCCTTCCGGGCGCTCGGTGAAAACCGGGTGTTCCGCTACGCCGACGGGTCCACCAGCGAAGGTGAACTGCGGGTGCGCTTCGGCGAAGTCGAGGCCCGCGGAATTGCCTTGACCGTGGCGGGCCGCGACCTCTACGACCGGATGGTCGCCGAGTCCGATGCCCGGCTGGCCTCGGCCCCGGCCGGAACGACTCGCGTCGAGGTCGCCGCCGGAGTGTGGGCGGAGCACCTGCCCCGCACCGAGAAGGAACTGGCCCTGCAAGGACTGGCCTTTTTCACCTACCGCCTCGACGAAGAGGCCCTGGACAGTGCATCTCTGGACGGCGCAGCCCCGGGCAGTGCATCCCTGCCCGGCACGGTGTCCCTGACCGATCTCATAGAGGCCGGAATCGCCGTCCCGGAACCCATTGTCTACGAGGACTTCCTCCCCCGCTCGGCCGCCGGAATCTTCCAGTCAAACCTGACCCAGGACGGTTCAAAGGACGAGGCCCAGCCGGGAACCGTGTACGACATCCACCGGATGTCCCGGATTGTCGGTTCCGAGGTCCACGACCCCAACGACCTCTACCAGCGGCAGCAGGACGCGTCGATCGCGGACCTGGCCCGCCGCCTGAACATCACCGTCACCCGCTAA